A genomic window from Camelus ferus isolate YT-003-E chromosome 9, BCGSAC_Cfer_1.0, whole genome shotgun sequence includes:
- the GSTM4 gene encoding LOW QUALITY PROTEIN: glutathione S-transferase Mu 4 (The sequence of the model RefSeq protein was modified relative to this genomic sequence to represent the inferred CDS: inserted 2 bases in 1 codon) produces MAMTLGYWDIRGLAHAIRLLLEYXDSNYEKTYTMGDAPDYDRSQWLSEKFKLGLDFPNLPYLIDGAHRLTQSNAILRYIAHKHNMCGETEEEKIRVDVLENQAMDTSNDLARVCYSSDFEKLKPVYLKEIPEKMKLFSEFLGKRTWFAGDKVRGSTMDFLAYDVLDLHRIFEPKCLDEFPNLKDFMSRFEGLKKIAAYMKSSCFLPGPLYTKSAVWGNK; encoded by the exons ATGGCCATGACCCTGGGTTACTGGGACATCCGCGGG CTGGCTCATGCCATCCGCCTGCTCCTGGAGTA AGACTCAAACTATGAGAAGACTTACACGATGGGAGACG CTCCTGACTATGACAGAAGCCAGTGGCTGAGTGAAAAGTTCAAGCTGGGCCTGGACTTCCCCAAT CTACCGTATCTAATTGATGGGGCTCACAGGCTCACCCAGAGCAACGCCATCCTTCGCTACATTGCTCACAAGCACAACATGT gtggggagacagaggaggagaagattCGTGTGGACGTTTTGGAGAACCAGGCTATGGACACCTCTAATGACTTGGCCAGAGTCTGCTACAGCTCTGACTTT GAGAAACTGAAGCCTGTGTACTTGAAGGAGATCCCTGAAAAGATGAAGCTCTTCTCAGAGTTTCTGGGGAAGAGGACTTGGTTTGCAGGAGACAAGGTAAGGGG CTCAACTATGGATTTCTTGGCTTATGACGTCCTTGACCTGCACCGCATATTTGAGCCCAAGTGCCTGGATGAATTCCCAAACCTGAAAGACTTCATGAGCCGCTTTGAG GGCCTGAAGAAGATCGCTGCCTACATGAAGTCCAGCTGCTTCCTCCCAGGCCCTTTGTACACAAAGAGTGCGGTGTGGGGCAACAAGTAG